In the genome of Gloeotrichia echinulata CP02, one region contains:
- the mutS gene encoding DNA mismatch repair protein MutS, translating to MTASHSASVPTEPNNPSTPHADTRLVDRSKLSKMYQHYVEVKDKYPHALLLYRVGDFFETFFQDAVTVSRELELVLTSKHGGEVGRVAMTGVPHHAWERYTTQLVEKGYAVVICDQVEDSSESVGLVKREVTRILTPGTLLEEGMLKSSRNNYLAAVVIAVHHWGLAYADISTGEFLTTQGSNLEHLSQELMRLQPSEVLFPTNAPDLGSLLRPGETSPSLPQCLPPSFCYSLRSQLPFSQNEARPRLLQKFKVRSLEGLGCDHLPLAVRAAGGLLEYLEDTQKENPVYLQTLRTYTVTDYLIVDHQTRRNLEITQTVRDGTFHGSLLWALDRTSTAMGGRALRRWLLQPLIDIKGIRSRQDTIAELIENTSLCQDLRQLLRQIYDLERLTGRAGSGTANAKDLVALADSLSRLPQLSDLVVDARSPFLKALQKVPPVLEELAQKLHAHIVESPPIHIKEGGLIRAGINPQLDARKATVESDQQWIANLEVDERARTGIPTLKVGFNKTFGYYISISRAKADQVPTNYIRKQTLTNEERYITPELKEREARILTARDDLNQLEYEIFVALRSEVGEQAEIIRNLSRAVAAADVLCGLAQLAVHQGYCRPEMVAGREIGIVDGRHPVVEQSLPSGFFVPNSTRLGQESFVTEQGQMTNDSPDLIILTGPNASGKSCYLRQVGLIQLMAQIGSFVPAKFAKLGVCDRIFTRVGAVDDLATGQSTFMVEMNETANILNHATSRSLVLLDEIGRGTATFDGLSIAWAVAEYLASDIRSRTIFATHYHELNELASILPNVANYQVTVKELPEQIIFLHQVQPGGADKSYGIEAGRLAGLPAVVIQRAKQVMGQIEKHSKIAMGLREGL from the coding sequence ATGACCGCTTCTCACTCCGCTTCTGTGCCAACGGAACCCAATAACCCTTCTACACCTCACGCTGATACGCGGTTGGTAGACCGCAGCAAGCTGAGTAAAATGTACCAGCATTATGTGGAAGTGAAGGATAAATATCCCCATGCTCTACTACTGTATCGAGTCGGGGATTTCTTTGAAACTTTTTTCCAAGATGCGGTAACTGTATCGCGGGAATTGGAACTCGTCCTCACTAGTAAACACGGGGGTGAAGTTGGTCGGGTAGCGATGACTGGTGTCCCCCACCACGCTTGGGAACGCTACACTACCCAACTGGTGGAAAAAGGCTACGCAGTGGTCATCTGCGACCAGGTGGAAGATTCTTCCGAATCTGTGGGTTTGGTTAAACGGGAAGTAACCCGCATCCTCACTCCAGGAACTTTGCTGGAAGAAGGAATGCTGAAATCTAGTCGCAACAATTACTTAGCTGCTGTGGTAATTGCGGTTCATCATTGGGGTCTAGCCTATGCAGATATTTCCACAGGGGAATTCCTCACGACTCAAGGTAGTAACTTAGAACACCTGAGTCAGGAATTAATGCGTTTGCAGCCTTCCGAGGTGCTGTTTCCCACGAATGCTCCCGATTTGGGTAGTTTACTACGTCCGGGGGAAACTTCGCCGTCGCTGCCCCAATGTTTACCGCCGTCGTTTTGTTATAGCCTGCGATCGCAACTCCCCTTCTCCCAAAACGAAGCTAGACCCAGATTATTGCAGAAATTTAAGGTGCGATCGCTCGAAGGTCTCGGTTGTGATCATCTCCCCCTCGCTGTCCGCGCTGCTGGCGGTTTGCTGGAATATCTGGAAGATACACAAAAGGAAAACCCAGTCTACCTGCAGACCTTACGCACATATACCGTCACCGACTACCTAATTGTTGACCACCAAACCCGGCGTAACCTCGAAATTACCCAAACTGTAAGGGATGGCACCTTTCACGGTTCCCTGCTGTGGGCGTTAGATAGAACTAGTACTGCAATGGGAGGACGGGCGTTACGGCGGTGGTTATTGCAACCATTAATCGATATTAAAGGTATTCGCTCCCGCCAAGATACCATCGCCGAATTGATCGAAAATACCTCCCTGTGTCAAGATTTGCGGCAATTGTTACGCCAAATCTATGATTTAGAACGGTTGACAGGCAGGGCAGGTTCTGGTACAGCCAATGCTAAAGATTTAGTCGCTTTGGCAGATTCTCTATCACGCCTACCACAATTATCTGACTTAGTGGTTGATGCGCGTTCCCCTTTCTTAAAAGCGTTGCAGAAGGTGCCCCCTGTCTTGGAAGAATTGGCGCAAAAATTACACGCTCACATAGTCGAGTCGCCACCCATACATATTAAGGAAGGGGGTTTGATTCGCGCTGGGATAAATCCCCAGTTGGATGCGCGCAAAGCCACGGTAGAATCGGACCAACAGTGGATTGCCAATTTAGAAGTTGATGAAAGGGCAAGGACGGGAATTCCCACATTGAAGGTGGGATTTAATAAAACCTTTGGTTACTATATTAGCATTTCTCGCGCCAAAGCTGACCAAGTTCCTACTAATTACATCCGCAAACAAACCCTGACGAATGAAGAACGTTATATTACCCCAGAGTTGAAAGAACGAGAAGCGCGGATTCTCACAGCGCGGGATGATTTAAATCAGTTGGAATATGAGATTTTTGTCGCCTTGCGGTCAGAAGTAGGCGAACAAGCGGAAATCATCCGCAATCTTTCCCGCGCTGTCGCAGCAGCAGATGTGTTGTGTGGGTTAGCCCAATTGGCGGTACATCAAGGTTACTGTCGTCCAGAAATGGTCGCGGGACGGGAAATTGGAATTGTCGATGGGCGCCATCCGGTGGTGGAACAGTCCTTACCTTCCGGGTTTTTTGTCCCGAATTCGACGCGGTTGGGTCAAGAGTCATTCGTCACAGAGCAAGGACAAATGACTAATGACAGCCCAGATTTAATCATCCTCACAGGGCCAAATGCGAGTGGTAAAAGTTGTTATTTGCGACAGGTGGGGTTGATTCAGTTAATGGCGCAAATTGGTAGTTTTGTGCCGGCGAAGTTTGCCAAGTTGGGCGTGTGCGATCGCATTTTTACGCGGGTGGGTGCGGTGGATGATCTAGCTACGGGTCAATCTACATTTATGGTCGAGATGAATGAAACGGCGAATATTCTCAACCATGCAACTTCGCGGTCTTTGGTGTTGTTAGATGAAATTGGTCGGGGAACGGCGACTTTTGACGGTCTTTCCATAGCTTGGGCGGTGGCTGAATATTTAGCCTCGGATATTCGCTCGCGGACCATTTTCGCTACACACTACCATGAATTAAATGAATTAGCAAGTATTTTACCCAATGTCGCTAATTATCAGGTGACGGTGAAGGAATTACCTGAGCAAATTATCTTTTTGCACCAAGTCCAACCGGGGGGCGCAGATAAATCCTATGGTATTGAAGCGGGAAGGTTGGCTGGTTTACCTGCGGTGGTGATTCAACGGGCAAAACAGGTCATGGGGCAAATTGAGAAGCATAGTAAAATTGCAATGGGACTGCGTGAAGGTCTTTAG
- a CDS encoding transposase — protein sequence MKYDPDKHHRQSIRLKGYDYSSAGGYFITICTHQRECLFGEVVDGAMQLNELGEIVAFEWENTPNIRREIKLDAWIVMPNHFHGIVFIQPVSPLVGAQGLAPLQTDTPLAMNIPNRKPRSLGTLIAGFKMAVTKRINILRDTPRVPIWQRNYYEHIIRNETALDKIREYVQTNPQSWNCDQLHPHNPSKW from the coding sequence ATGAAATACGACCCCGATAAACATCACCGTCAATCGATTCGTCTCAAAGGATACGATTATTCGTCTGCTGGTGGTTATTTTATCACTATTTGCACCCACCAACGAGAATGTTTGTTTGGTGAGGTTGTTGATGGGGCTATGCAGTTGAATGAATTAGGGGAAATTGTCGCCTTTGAATGGGAGAATACACCTAATATACGACGAGAAATAAAATTGGATGCATGGATTGTCATGCCAAACCATTTTCATGGGATTGTGTTTATTCAACCAGTCTCACCCCTCGTAGGGGCGCAAGGCCTTGCGCCCCTACAAACCGATACACCCCTAGCAATGAATATACCCAACCGAAAACCGCGATCGCTGGGAACGTTGATTGCAGGGTTTAAAATGGCTGTAACCAAGCGGATTAATATATTGCGAGATACACCAAGGGTGCCGATATGGCAACGCAATTATTACGAACATATCATTCGCAATGAGACAGCATTAGACAAAATTCGTGAATACGTGCAGACAAATCCCCAATCTTGGAATTGCGATCAATTGCATCCCCATAATCCTTCAAAATGGTAA
- a CDS encoding heme oxygenase (biliverdin-producing), whose protein sequence is MSSDLASKLREGTKQSHTMAENTAFMKCFLKGIVEREPFRKLIANLYLVYSALEAELERHSADSVIGLIYFAELNRQANLEKDLTFYYGENWREQIFPLESGKVYVARIQELAKTEPTLLIAHAYVRYMGDLSGGQSLKKIVRSALSLPPDQGTGLHEFEQLPTVEAIRAFKAKYRDALNSLPIDDAMAEKIVAEANYAFQLNRDVVHNLEGDVKAAIGDHVFDLITRQDTPGSTERTTVALQ, encoded by the coding sequence ATGAGTAGCGATTTAGCTAGCAAGTTGCGGGAAGGAACGAAACAATCCCATACAATGGCTGAAAATACAGCGTTTATGAAGTGTTTCCTCAAAGGGATTGTGGAAAGAGAGCCATTCCGCAAGCTGATAGCGAACTTGTATCTTGTCTATAGTGCTTTGGAAGCTGAATTAGAGCGTCATAGTGCTGATTCTGTCATCGGTTTGATTTATTTTGCTGAACTGAATCGCCAGGCTAATCTAGAGAAAGACCTCACGTTTTATTACGGTGAAAATTGGCGAGAGCAAATATTTCCGTTAGAGTCTGGTAAGGTCTATGTAGCCCGGATTCAGGAATTAGCAAAGACGGAACCCACGCTGTTAATCGCCCATGCTTATGTTCGCTATATGGGCGACCTTTCTGGAGGTCAAAGCTTGAAAAAAATTGTGCGTTCTGCACTAAGTTTACCACCAGATCAAGGAACTGGACTACATGAATTTGAGCAACTTCCTACTGTCGAAGCTATCAGAGCATTTAAAGCTAAGTATCGTGATGCTTTGAATTCGCTACCAATTGACGATGCGATGGCTGAAAAAATTGTAGCTGAGGCAAATTATGCATTTCAACTCAATCGCGATGTTGTCCATAATTTAGAGGGAGATGTCAAAGCCGCAATTGGTGATCATGTTTTTGATTTGATTACCCGCCAAGATACCCCAGGTAGTACCGAACGCACAACCGTAGCACTTCAGTAG
- a CDS encoding AAA family ATPase gives MLKQLILENWKSFRYAELPLDPLTVLIGTNASGKSNVVEALEFLKRIAQGANIDAALAGDKILPSIRGGVDWAALKPETQFTLKVLFASEDEKREYLYVAKIQTLPFIRVLEEYITVDKLFLAVPILDKLSINNYHNHNRSGLVEGLITAINDKEPTWNQSNDKDLIILTRLYRTKYIDSIAATLENILVLDPIPSKMREYSRLSDTLESDASNIAGVLAALPDDKKTEIESTLSAYLKELPEGDIQKVWAEKVGRWGTDAMLYCEEEWKPGQITEIDARSMSDGTLRFLAIITALLTRPEGSQIVIEEIDNGLHPSRAQLLVRILREIGTKRKIDILLTTHNPALLDALGPEIVPFVVVAHRDSETGESKLTLLEDIDNFSKLFASYSLGDMTTKGAIERSLSRGE, from the coding sequence ATGCTGAAGCAACTCATCCTCGAAAATTGGAAAAGTTTCCGTTATGCAGAACTTCCACTTGACCCTTTGACTGTTTTAATTGGGACTAATGCAAGTGGTAAGTCTAATGTGGTTGAAGCTTTAGAATTTCTCAAAAGAATTGCACAAGGCGCGAATATTGACGCAGCTTTAGCAGGCGATAAAATCCTTCCTTCTATTCGCGGTGGTGTTGATTGGGCTGCGCTTAAGCCTGAAACTCAGTTTACATTAAAGGTACTATTTGCAAGTGAAGATGAGAAAAGAGAGTATTTGTATGTTGCTAAAATACAAACCTTACCTTTTATTCGAGTTTTAGAGGAATATATAACAGTTGACAAGTTATTTTTAGCAGTTCCAATTCTCGATAAATTGTCTATTAATAATTATCATAATCATAACAGAAGTGGGTTGGTTGAAGGTCTGATTACCGCCATTAATGATAAAGAACCAACCTGGAACCAATCGAATGATAAAGATCTTATAATATTGACAAGACTTTATAGAACTAAATATATTGATTCAATTGCGGCGACTTTAGAAAATATTTTAGTTCTCGATCCCATTCCTTCTAAAATGCGCGAATATTCACGACTCTCTGACACTCTAGAAAGCGACGCCTCAAATATCGCAGGTGTTTTAGCAGCATTACCCGATGACAAAAAAACTGAAATCGAATCAACACTATCCGCATACCTGAAAGAGTTACCAGAAGGCGATATCCAAAAAGTATGGGCAGAAAAAGTAGGGAGATGGGGCACTGATGCTATGCTTTACTGTGAAGAAGAATGGAAACCTGGGCAAATCACAGAAATTGATGCTAGAAGTATGTCAGATGGCACCCTCAGATTTCTAGCAATTATCACAGCATTACTCACGCGCCCAGAAGGTAGTCAAATTGTTATTGAAGAAATAGACAATGGTCTACATCCTTCCCGCGCACAATTACTTGTGAGAATCTTACGCGAAATTGGTACTAAAAGGAAAATTGATATTTTACTTACCACCCACAACCCAGCTTTACTTGATGCTTTAGGTCCTGAGATAGTCCCATTTGTAGTTGTCGCCCACCGCGATTCAGAAACGGGAGAAAGTAAGCTGACTTTATTAGAAGATATTGATAACTTTTCTAAACTATTTGCATCATATTCTTTGGGGGATATGACAACAAAGGGTGCAATTGAAAGAAGCCTTTCTCGTGGTGAATAG
- the bchE gene encoding magnesium-protoporphyrin IX monomethyl ester anaerobic oxidative cyclase, with product MRILMIQPNYHSGGAEIAGNWPPSWVPYVGGALKTAGFNNIRFVDAMTDYIPDDVLADIIAKHQPDVVLATAITPMIYQSQKTLKIVREVCPQATTIMGGVHPTYMYNEVLNEAPWVDYIIRGEGEEITVNLLKAIANGTVKSDRQNILGIAYLEDGKVVATPANPPIADLDTLTPDWDLLEWSKYIYTPLNVRVAVPNYARGCPFTCRFCSQWKFWRKYRSGSAKRFVDEIEILVKKHKVGFFILADEEPTINKPKFIALCNELIERNLGVHWGINTRVTDILRDEQELPLYRKAGLVHVSLGTEAAAQLKLNLFRKETTIEQNKRAIQLLKQNGMIAEAQFIMGLENETPETIEQTYHMALDWKPDMVNWNMFTPWPFSELFEELGDRVEVRDYSQYNFVTPIMKPDAMEREDVLKGVLRNYARFYLRKTFEYWFVKDPFKRKYLLGCLKAFAQTTLNKRFYNLKRVKYKGLHAEVELGFDESKILTREQIAELKQHHPEMKADVDFSGNISACGAPNDLPEYHGDEQDVPSMKI from the coding sequence ATGCGTATCTTGATGATTCAACCCAACTATCATTCTGGTGGTGCGGAAATTGCTGGTAATTGGCCGCCTAGTTGGGTACCATATGTTGGTGGGGCGTTAAAAACGGCTGGTTTTAATAATATCCGTTTTGTTGATGCGATGACGGATTATATTCCCGATGATGTTTTAGCGGATATTATTGCTAAACATCAACCAGATGTAGTACTGGCTACGGCGATTACGCCGATGATTTACCAATCTCAGAAAACTCTGAAAATTGTCAGAGAAGTTTGTCCGCAAGCGACGACAATTATGGGTGGGGTTCACCCTACCTATATGTATAATGAAGTTCTCAACGAAGCACCTTGGGTAGATTACATTATTCGGGGAGAAGGTGAAGAGATTACGGTGAATTTGCTCAAAGCGATCGCTAATGGTACTGTCAAGAGCGATCGCCAAAATATTTTAGGCATTGCCTACCTGGAAGATGGTAAAGTTGTCGCTACACCAGCGAATCCGCCGATAGCTGATCTCGATACCCTCACCCCAGATTGGGATTTGTTGGAATGGAGTAAATATATCTACACTCCGCTGAATGTGCGGGTTGCTGTTCCTAATTATGCGAGAGGATGTCCTTTCACCTGTCGTTTTTGCTCCCAGTGGAAATTCTGGCGCAAATACCGCTCTGGTAGTGCGAAGCGTTTTGTTGACGAAATTGAAATTTTGGTGAAAAAACATAAGGTAGGCTTTTTCATTCTCGCCGATGAAGAACCGACAATCAACAAACCCAAATTTATCGCCTTGTGTAACGAATTAATTGAGCGAAATTTGGGCGTTCATTGGGGAATTAATACGCGAGTTACAGATATTTTGCGAGATGAACAAGAATTACCCCTTTACCGCAAAGCCGGATTAGTTCACGTCTCCTTGGGAACCGAAGCCGCCGCACAATTAAAGTTGAATTTGTTCCGCAAAGAAACGACAATTGAACAGAATAAACGGGCGATTCAACTGTTAAAGCAAAATGGGATGATTGCGGAAGCGCAATTTATTATGGGTTTGGAAAACGAAACCCCAGAAACAATTGAACAAACCTATCACATGGCTTTGGACTGGAAACCAGATATGGTAAACTGGAATATGTTTACACCTTGGCCATTTTCCGAGTTGTTTGAAGAATTAGGCGATCGCGTCGAGGTTCGCGATTATTCTCAATACAACTTCGTCACCCCAATCATGAAGCCAGACGCAATGGAACGGGAGGATGTTCTCAAAGGCGTTCTGCGGAATTACGCCCGTTTTTACTTACGAAAGACTTTTGAGTATTGGTTTGTGAAAGACCCCTTTAAGCGTAAGTATCTGTTAGGCTGCTTAAAGGCTTTTGCTCAGACAACCCTGAATAAGCGCTTCTACAATCTCAAACGAGTCAAATATAAAGGGCTACACGCTGAGGTAGAATTAGGTTTTGATGAGTCCAAAATTCTGACTCGCGAACAAATCGCCGAACTGAAACAACATCATCCAGAAATGAAAGCGGATGTGGATTTCTCTGGGAATATTTCCGCTTGCGGCGCCCCGAATGATCTTCCCGAATATCATGGCGATGAGCAGGATGTACCCAGCATGAAAATTTGA
- a CDS encoding chemotaxis protein CheB, with translation MNAQESSDKSQSNSVDEPQENLPELFPIVGIGASAGGLEAFTELLSHLPTDTGMGFVLIQHLSPHQKSMLSEILARTTQMPVTEVQDGMTVAPDHVYIIPPNSLMTISQGILQLHPRDETRVRMTIDTFFYSLATDRLNKAIGVVLSGADADGTRGLEAIKEAGGITFAQSEKSAQVSTMPNTAVASGHVDFILTPQQIAAEIANISLHPYLRQPTPTKLTDVIPESGDALSIIFRLLRTATGVDFTQYKQNTLNRRIFRRMILYKLEKLEDYAEYLQNNPAEVIALYQDVLITVTNFFRDPEAFEALKTSVFPIITQERQGDSPIRVWIAGCSTGEEAYSIAICLLEFLRVRGIHVPIQIFATDVNEVVIDKARIGIYKPSEIADVSGERLANFFVKVEGGYQISKSVREVCVFARHNLMSDPPFSRLDLITCRNVLIYLGASVQKKLLPIFHYALKPTGFLMLGTSETVGEFYNLFDTVDKKYKIYCRKISSERLGIELIPSNYTSEAFNAIATTREDTWNDQEIQKEADRIVLSQYAPVGVIINNELEIVQFRGQTSSYLQPAPGRPSFNLLKMAKEDLRLELRTAIHQSKKHNIPVTKEGVKIRKDEQVREVKIDVIPFQSVAETENYFLILFQDTIKQVISDSPDRTTTRNRSNIKSQQGKQASLELENSQIKHELATTKEYLQSIIEEQQSTNQDLRAANEEILSSNEELQSTNEELETAKEEIQATNEELNTINDELQRRNLESIQISNDLQNLLSSINIPILMLGGDLRIRRFTPVAEKIFNLISTDVGRRFSDINHKLNISNLEEQIFEVIRTLNYKTQEVQDDQGHWYDLRIRPYRTIDNKIDGAVVILVDIDVLKHSALQLKISRDYVQAIVHTMRESLVVLDTDLRVISANQFFYDTFEVEKEQTEQRRIYEIGNGQWNIPQLRSLLEDILPHQTQFQGMEVEHNFDNIGQKIMRVNARKMTIEDDRQMILLVIEDITQQKQLEGERIQLLAQEQLARNAAEAANRAKDEFLSILSHELRNPLNSLLGWAQLLQKQEVDHATINQGLEAIKRSAEAQARLINDLLDTSRISSGRLRLDAETVELAPIIQAATDVVRLSAEAKNIEIVSTLNTSPRSIIADPTRLQQILWNLLSNAIKFTPSGGRIDVRLDYVGNQAQIQVSDTGIGITAEFLPFIFDRFRQADGSRTRTNTGLGLGLAIVRHLVELHGGTIEAQSAGVDQGATFTIILPLRTEQQQRAVPILQESTVTTDEPESPTDDIPSLAGVRVLVVDDQADICQLFKIILEDGGAQVTQAASAREALSLMNSHPGGYDVLLTDIGLPREDGYALIRQVRELSPQVGGQIPAAALTAYAGDAEKQKALAAGFQMHFAKPIEPLQLLSVVATLAGRISGTDS, from the coding sequence ATGAACGCTCAGGAATCCTCTGATAAATCTCAATCCAATTCAGTTGACGAACCACAAGAAAACCTGCCAGAATTATTTCCTATTGTTGGTATAGGAGCCTCGGCGGGAGGATTAGAAGCCTTTACCGAATTGCTGAGTCATTTGCCTACTGATACTGGTATGGGATTTGTACTGATTCAGCATTTGAGTCCCCATCAAAAAAGTATGTTGTCGGAAATTCTGGCTAGAACCACCCAAATGCCTGTAACTGAGGTACAGGATGGGATGACTGTGGCACCGGATCATGTCTATATAATTCCGCCAAATTCCTTGATGACTATTTCCCAAGGTATACTGCAACTCCATCCGCGTGATGAGACCCGTGTGCGGATGACAATCGATACGTTCTTTTATTCCTTAGCCACGGATCGCTTAAACAAAGCCATCGGAGTTGTGCTGTCGGGGGCCGATGCTGATGGTACTAGGGGACTGGAAGCCATCAAAGAGGCTGGCGGTATTACCTTTGCTCAGTCTGAAAAATCGGCACAAGTAAGTACTATGCCGAATACGGCTGTGGCTTCTGGTCATGTAGACTTTATTCTCACCCCCCAACAAATTGCAGCGGAAATAGCAAATATTAGCCTTCATCCCTACCTCAGACAACCAACCCCAACCAAACTAACAGATGTGATACCAGAAAGCGGTGATGCTCTTTCGATTATCTTCCGATTGCTGCGGACTGCTACAGGTGTAGACTTTACCCAGTACAAGCAGAACACCCTAAACCGACGAATTTTCAGACGGATGATTTTGTACAAGCTCGAAAAGCTGGAAGATTACGCTGAATATCTCCAAAATAACCCTGCAGAAGTTATTGCATTATATCAGGATGTGCTGATCACTGTCACTAATTTTTTCCGCGACCCCGAAGCCTTTGAAGCCTTAAAAACCAGCGTATTTCCGATTATTACCCAGGAACGCCAGGGCGATTCACCTATCCGCGTCTGGATAGCAGGATGTTCTACCGGGGAAGAAGCCTACTCTATTGCTATTTGCTTGCTGGAGTTTTTGAGAGTTAGGGGAATCCATGTACCCATCCAAATCTTTGCTACGGATGTCAACGAGGTGGTAATTGACAAAGCCAGAATCGGTATCTACAAGCCAAGTGAGATAGCTGATGTCTCCGGTGAACGTTTAGCGAACTTCTTTGTGAAAGTGGAGGGAGGCTACCAAATTAGTAAGTCAGTGCGTGAAGTGTGTGTTTTTGCTCGGCACAACCTGATGAGTGATCCGCCATTTTCCCGCCTGGATCTGATTACCTGTCGCAATGTGCTAATTTACTTGGGAGCTTCTGTACAAAAGAAACTGCTGCCCATTTTCCACTATGCACTCAAACCAACAGGTTTTCTGATGTTAGGCACTTCTGAGACTGTGGGTGAGTTTTATAACTTATTTGACACCGTTGACAAAAAGTACAAAATCTATTGTCGCAAAATATCATCAGAGCGATTGGGGATTGAGCTAATCCCTAGCAACTATACCTCAGAGGCTTTTAACGCTATAGCAACAACCAGAGAAGATACCTGGAACGACCAGGAAATACAGAAAGAAGCTGACAGGATAGTCTTGAGTCAATACGCGCCAGTTGGTGTAATTATTAATAATGAACTGGAGATTGTCCAATTTCGCGGACAGACTAGCAGCTATTTGCAGCCTGCACCGGGGAGACCCAGCTTTAATCTGCTGAAGATGGCAAAAGAAGACCTACGGTTAGAGCTACGTACCGCCATTCACCAGTCAAAAAAGCATAATATCCCTGTTACCAAGGAAGGCGTAAAAATCAGGAAAGATGAGCAAGTTAGGGAGGTGAAAATTGATGTGATTCCCTTCCAATCTGTGGCTGAGACAGAAAATTATTTTTTAATCCTGTTTCAGGATACCATAAAACAGGTAATTAGCGATAGCCCAGATAGGACTACTACCAGAAATCGCAGCAACATCAAGTCACAGCAGGGAAAACAAGCAAGTTTAGAACTGGAAAATTCCCAGATCAAACATGAGCTAGCCACCACCAAAGAATATCTGCAATCGATCATTGAGGAGCAGCAATCCACCAATCAAGACCTGAGAGCCGCCAACGAAGAAATCCTCTCCAGCAACGAAGAGTTGCAAAGCACGAATGAGGAACTGGAAACTGCTAAGGAAGAAATTCAAGCAACTAATGAAGAACTGAACACAATTAACGACGAACTACAACGGCGCAATCTCGAATCTATTCAGATTAGTAACGATTTGCAAAATCTCCTCAGCAGTATCAATATTCCCATCCTCATGTTAGGTGGCGATCTGCGGATTCGTCGTTTTACTCCGGTAGCTGAGAAAATCTTCAACCTGATTTCTACTGATGTGGGGCGCAGATTTAGTGATATCAATCACAAGTTGAACATTAGCAACTTAGAGGAACAAATTTTCGAGGTAATTCGCACCCTCAACTATAAAACCCAGGAAGTTCAAGATGACCAGGGTCATTGGTACGATTTGCGAATCCGACCATATCGGACTATCGACAACAAAATTGATGGTGCTGTGGTAATTTTAGTAGATATTGATGTCCTCAAACACAGCGCCCTGCAGCTAAAAATATCCAGAGATTACGTCCAAGCAATTGTGCATACCATGCGGGAGTCTCTAGTGGTGCTGGATACAGATTTACGGGTGATCAGTGCCAATCAGTTTTTCTACGACACATTCGAGGTGGAAAAAGAACAAACAGAACAGCGCCGAATTTATGAAATCGGTAATGGACAGTGGAATATTCCCCAGTTGCGATCGCTCCTAGAAGACATTCTCCCCCATCAAACCCAGTTTCAAGGAATGGAGGTTGAGCATAACTTCGATAATATTGGGCAAAAAATCATGCGGGTAAATGCCCGAAAAATGACAATAGAAGATGATCGGCAAATGATTCTGTTAGTGATTGAGGATATCACCCAGCAGAAGCAATTGGAAGGAGAACGTATTCAACTGTTGGCACAAGAACAATTAGCCCGGAATGCAGCTGAAGCAGCCAACCGCGCCAAAGATGAGTTTTTATCCATTCTCTCCCACGAACTGCGAAACCCGCTCAATTCTTTGTTGGGTTGGGCGCAACTGTTGCAAAAGCAGGAAGTTGATCACGCTACCATTAATCAGGGGTTGGAAGCCATTAAGCGCAGCGCTGAAGCTCAAGCCCGTCTGATTAACGATCTGTTGGACACCTCCCGCATTAGTTCCGGTAGGCTGCGTTTAGATGCGGAAACCGTTGAACTTGCACCAATAATTCAGGCTGCAACTGACGTTGTCCGCCTCTCAGCAGAAGCCAAAAACATTGAAATTGTATCCACCTTAAATACTTCACCCAGAAGCATCATAGCCGATCCAACGCGGTTACAGCAAATCCTTTGGAATTTACTCTCTAATGCCATCAAATTCACCCCATCAGGCGGTAGAATTGATGTCAGACTAGATTATGTTGGCAATCAGGCGCAAATCCAAGTGAGTGATACTGGTATAGGTATCACTGCTGAATTTCTCCCCTTCATATTTGATCGCTTCCGTCAAGCTGATGGTAGTAGGACGCGCACCAATACTGGATTGGGGCTAGGGTTAGCGATTGTTCGCCATTTGGTAGAACTCCACGGCGGTACAATTGAAGCCCAAAGTGCAGGTGTTGATCAAGGGGCAACTTTTACAATTATCCTACCTCTGCGAACTGAGCAGCAACAGAGAGCAGTACCAATTTTACAAGAGTCAACCGTCACCACAGATGAGCCAGAATCGCCAACCGATGACATTCCATCCCTAGCAGGTGTGCGGGTACTCGTCGTAGATGATCAAGCAGATATCTGCCAGTTATTTAAAATCATACTGGAAGATGGCGGCGCACAAGTGACACAGGCTGCATCAGCAAGGGAGGCGCTATCATTGATGAATTCTCACCCAGGTGGGTACGATGTACTTTTAACAGACATTGGGCTACCACGGGAAGACGGTTATGCACTGATTCGTCAGGTCAGAGAGTTGAGTCCCCAAGTCGGGGGACAAATTCCCGCTGCAGCCCTTACAGCCTATGCTGGAGATGCAGAGAAACAAAAAGCTTTAGCCGCAGGATTCCAAATGCACTTCGCTAAACCCATCGAACCGTTGCAATTGTTATCTGTAGTTGCTACCTTGGCGGGAAGAATCTCCGGGACTGACAGTTAA